In the genome of Epinephelus lanceolatus isolate andai-2023 chromosome 18, ASM4190304v1, whole genome shotgun sequence, one region contains:
- the nupr1b gene encoding nuclear protein 1b: protein MSHVDVKNLKPTSFEDEYYDQYEFYNLTDKYTEGSARKGRTKKEASDNTNRHNPAGHERKIVEKLQNSEKKAKE, encoded by the exons ATGAGTCACGTCGACGTGAAAAACCTGAAGCCCACCAGCTTTGAGGACGAGTACTACGATCAATATGAATTTTATAACTTAACAGACAAATACACAG AAGGCTCAGCCCGTAAAGGCAGGACAAAGAAGGAGGCCAGTGACAACACCAACAGACACAACCCTGCTGGACATGAACGCAAAATAGTTGAGAAACTCCAGAACAGTGAGAAGAAAGCCAAGGAGTGA
- the sgf29 gene encoding SAGA-associated factor 29, with protein MSADTKIAELLTELHQLIKQTQEERSRSEHNLLNIQKTHERMQTENKTSPYYRTKLRGLYTTAKADAEAECSILRHALDKIAEIKSLLEERRIAAKMAGVYSDSDPPRKTMRRGVLMTLLQQSAMTLPLWIGKPGESPPPLCGATPASSDYVAKQGDKVAARVKAVDGDEQWILAEVVSYNHSTNKYEVDDIDEEGKERHTLSRRRIIPLPQWKANPETDPEALFSKDQLVLALYPQTTCFYRALIHTPPHRPQDDYSVLFEDTSYADGYSPPLNVAQRYVVACKENKKK; from the exons ATGTCAGCAGACACCAAGATTGCCGAGCTGCTCACAGAGCTGCATCAGCTCATCAAACAGACCCAG GAGGAGAGGTCACGCAGTGAACATAATCTGCTCAAcattcaaaaaacacatgagaggatgcagacagaaaacaaga CTTCTCCATACTACCGGACAAAGCTTAGAGGACTGTACACCACAGCCAAAGCAGATGCTGAGGCAGAGTGCAG CATTCTGCGTCATGCTCTTGATAAAATAGCGGAGATCAAGTCTTtgttggaggagaggagaatag CTGCTAAGATGGCGGGAGTTTATAGTGACAGCGACCCTCCCAGAAAAACGATGAGGCGAGGCGTCCTGATGACACTCCTCCAGCAGTCAGCCATGACGCTCCCCCTGTGGATTGGCAAGCCGGGGGAGAG CCCGCCTCCTCTGTGCGGGGCCACCCCAGCCAGCAGCGACTACGTGGCCAAACAGGGCGACAAGGTGGCAGCGAGGGTGAAGGCCGTGGACGGAGACGAGCAGTGGATCCTGGCTGAGGTGGTCAGCTACAACCACTCAACCAACAA GTATGAAGTGGACGACATTGATGAAGAGGGCAAAGA gagacaCACTCTGAGCAGACGGCGGATCATCCCTCTGCCTCAGTGGAAGGCCAACCCAGAGACAGATCCAGAAGCTCTGTTCAGCAAGGACCAGCTGGTGCTGGCCCTCTACCCCCAGACCACCTGCTTCTACCGGGCCCTCATCCACACTCCACCACACAGG cctCAGGACGATTACTCAGTGCTATTTGAGGACACATCATACGCAGACGGTTACTCCCCTCCGCTCAATGTGGCTCAGCGATACGTGGTCGCCTGCAAAGAGAACAAGAAGAAGTGA
- the nfatc2ip gene encoding NFATC2-interacting protein isoform X1 — translation MAEEEVSDSEQQAVKPPPKRRRILDPSAIVSVPVYSNKVNSSLQLKPAAAVFTEEEKSEDAADDSLLSMFSSREPTATVIALSDSEEDEVEHVENRPQQMTKKKEPAVIRCPSPPPPESPVKKQSRQVKQKISEIDKKLRAVNSLLSPEPQHRRSRGRSSPGEQDNDDLIIMNPNDDDVIIMNPNSGLQDSLYSSSVREIPLKIRCRTDIHKIPVLSSTPLSDVVTQLSVILNVPPPRLLLLREAVELPTDSTVGKLGLGIADIIECVVMAAEDKSEADSSSNSITVRLQSKDRDSSQEFSLSRDAPLGSIFTQYLSRMSINTQSKVRFHFDGCKVKHSQTPAQLDMEDGDIIEVWI, via the exons ATGGCTGAAGAGGAG GTGTCTGACAGTGAGCAGCAGGCTGTGAAGCCGCCTCCCAAACGACGACGCATCCTCGACCCCTCAGCTATCGTCTCGGTGCCTGTTTACTCCAACAAG GTAAACAGCAGTCTGCAGCTgaagccagcagcagctgtgttcacagaagaggaaaagtcag AGGATGCTGCAGACGACAGTTTGTTGTCAATGTTTTCATCTCGAGAACCAACAGCAACTGTCATCGCCCTCAGTGACTCTGAGGAGGACGAAGTAGAACATGTGGAGAACAGACCACaacaaatgacaaagaaaaaagaacc AGCAGTCATTCGATGCCCATCTCCCCCTCCACCAGAGAGTCCAGTTAAGAAACAGTCCAGACAGGTCAAACAAAAGATCAG CGAGATCGACAAAAAGCTCCGGGCGGTGaactccctcctgtctcctgaACCTCAGCACCGGAGGTCCAGAGGTCGCTCGTCCCCAGGAGAGCAAGACAATGATGACCTCATCATCATGAACCCTAacgatgatgatgtcatcatcatgAACCCTAACTCTGGGCTTCAGGATTCTCTGTACAGCTCGTCAGTCCGGGAGATCCCCCTCAAGATCCGCTGTCGTACGGACATTCACAAGATCCCAGTCCTGTCT tCGACACCTCTGAGTGATGTGGTGACCCAGCTGTCCGTCATCCTTAACGTTCCTCCTCCTCGCCTCCTGCTGTTGAGGGAGGCAGTGGAGCTTCCAACAGACTCCACCGTTGGCAAGCTCGGCCTCGGCATTGCTGACATCATAG AGTGTGTCGTCATGGCAGCGGAGGATAAAAGtgaagcagacagcagcagcaacagcatcaCCGTGAGGCTGCAGAGCAAAGACAGAGACTCTTCACAGGAGTTCTCTCTAAGCAGA gacgCACCACTAGGCTCTATCTTCACCCagtacctgtccaggatgtcGATAAACACTCAGAGTAAGGTACGCTTCCACTTCGATGGCTGCAAAGTGAAACACAGCCAGACGCCGGCTCAGCTTGACATGGAGGACGGAGACATCATCGAAGTTTGGATTTAG
- the nfatc2ip gene encoding NFATC2-interacting protein isoform X2, translating into MAEEEVSDSEQQAVKPPPKRRRILDPSAIVSVPVYSNKVNSSLQLKPAAAVFTEEEKSEDAADDSLLSMFSSREPTATVIALSDSEEDEVEHVENRPQQMTKKKEPAVIRCPSPPPPESPVKKQSRQVKQKISEIDKKLRAVNSLLSPEPQHRRSRGRSSPGEQDNDDLIIMNPNSGLQDSLYSSSVREIPLKIRCRTDIHKIPVLSSTPLSDVVTQLSVILNVPPPRLLLLREAVELPTDSTVGKLGLGIADIIECVVMAAEDKSEADSSSNSITVRLQSKDRDSSQEFSLSRDAPLGSIFTQYLSRMSINTQSKVRFHFDGCKVKHSQTPAQLDMEDGDIIEVWI; encoded by the exons ATGGCTGAAGAGGAG GTGTCTGACAGTGAGCAGCAGGCTGTGAAGCCGCCTCCCAAACGACGACGCATCCTCGACCCCTCAGCTATCGTCTCGGTGCCTGTTTACTCCAACAAG GTAAACAGCAGTCTGCAGCTgaagccagcagcagctgtgttcacagaagaggaaaagtcag AGGATGCTGCAGACGACAGTTTGTTGTCAATGTTTTCATCTCGAGAACCAACAGCAACTGTCATCGCCCTCAGTGACTCTGAGGAGGACGAAGTAGAACATGTGGAGAACAGACCACaacaaatgacaaagaaaaaagaacc AGCAGTCATTCGATGCCCATCTCCCCCTCCACCAGAGAGTCCAGTTAAGAAACAGTCCAGACAGGTCAAACAAAAGATCAG CGAGATCGACAAAAAGCTCCGGGCGGTGaactccctcctgtctcctgaACCTCAGCACCGGAGGTCCAGAGGTCGCTCGTCCCCAGGAGAGCAAGACAATGATGACC tcatcatcatgAACCCTAACTCTGGGCTTCAGGATTCTCTGTACAGCTCGTCAGTCCGGGAGATCCCCCTCAAGATCCGCTGTCGTACGGACATTCACAAGATCCCAGTCCTGTCT tCGACACCTCTGAGTGATGTGGTGACCCAGCTGTCCGTCATCCTTAACGTTCCTCCTCCTCGCCTCCTGCTGTTGAGGGAGGCAGTGGAGCTTCCAACAGACTCCACCGTTGGCAAGCTCGGCCTCGGCATTGCTGACATCATAG AGTGTGTCGTCATGGCAGCGGAGGATAAAAGtgaagcagacagcagcagcaacagcatcaCCGTGAGGCTGCAGAGCAAAGACAGAGACTCTTCACAGGAGTTCTCTCTAAGCAGA gacgCACCACTAGGCTCTATCTTCACCCagtacctgtccaggatgtcGATAAACACTCAGAGTAAGGTACGCTTCCACTTCGATGGCTGCAAAGTGAAACACAGCCAGACGCCGGCTCAGCTTGACATGGAGGACGGAGACATCATCGAAGTTTGGATTTAG